A part of Fusarium oxysporum Fo47 chromosome III, complete sequence genomic DNA contains:
- a CDS encoding amino acid/polyamine transporter I, giving the protein MADAERVTTKNTDAVELANLGYKDELQRRFSLPSLLGLCLCLMGTWEACSASIAAALTSGGAPCLWYNFILSFLFTLAIGASLAEIASIYPTSGGQYHWVTALSPDRGRKTASWLTGWISIGGQVVLLASAGFYSSFMVQGLISLGNPSYHPERWHATLIYIGILIYCAMLNIIGERVLPTANFISGALHIFGFLAVLIALGVTSKKNTSEYVFTTTFNNTNWNDGVAWIVGMISSIYPFLGYDGACHLAEELPHPRRNVPLAMIGSIAINGAMGVGYVTMLLFSAGSLDRILATPYRLPFIQIYYDATHSVVGTTFMVLVSALTAIAAAAAGMTSASRTLWSFARDDATPFHSWIGHIQPKLKIPVNAVLVVFVLDLLLGLLYLVNPTASNAILSMSATGMYLSYLMPVACMLIWGRSKLQPSDYGPFKLGKVLGIFLNLAAIIWMVFSIIFSLFPGSLPVTSENMNYSVAVMSGWIILGAVHFALIGRKKFKMPVVAATVVEGMEVK; this is encoded by the exons ATGGCGGACGCTGAACGGGTGACAACCAAGAACACTGATGCGGTCGAGCTCGCCAACCTCGGCTACAAGGACGAACTCCAACGACGTTTCTCGCTACCatctcttcttggtctctgcCTTTGCTTGATGGGGACGTGGGAGGCTTGTTCAGCCTCCATCGCCGCGGCTTTGACGAGCGGCGGTGCGCCATGCCTCTGGTATAACTT TATTCTCTCCTTTCTATTTACCCTCGCGATTGGCGCCTCTCTTGCCGAAATCGCCTCAATATATCCGACGTCTGGTG GCCAGTATCATTGGGTCACAGCATTATCTCCCGACCGTGGTAGAAAGACAGCTTCGTGGCTCACAGGGTGGATATCTATTGGCGGCCAGGTTGTTTTACTTGCATCGGCTGGCTTTTATTCGAGCTTCATGGTCCAGGGTCTCATCTCCCTCGGCAATCCATCCTATCACCCAGAGCGATGGCACGCCACTCTCATCTACATTGGCATTTTGATCTATTGTGCAATGTTGAACATTATCGGCGAGAGGGTGCTCCCGACGGCGAACTTTATCTCCG GCGCCCTCCATATCTTTGGATTCCTTGCCGTCCTAATCGCACTCGGTGTCACGTCCAAGAAAAACACTTCTGAATACGTCTTCACTACGACCTTCAATAATACGAATTGGAATGATGGCGTTGCTTGGATTGTCGGCATGATCAGCTCTATATATCCATTCTTAGGGTACGATGGTGCTTGCCATCTGGCTGAAGAACTACCGCATCCTCGCCGCAATGTACCACTCGCGATGATTGGAAGCATCGCCATCAACGGTGCTATGGGCGTTGGCTATGTCACAATGTTGCTGTTCTCAGCGGGATCGCTTGACCGCATCCTGGCTACACCCTACAGACTTCCCTTCATCCAGATCTACTACGATGCGACTCATTCAGTCGTCGGCACTACATTCATGGTCCTGGTATCGGCTTTGACAGCAAttgctgccgctgctgcaGGCATGACTTCTGCTTCTCGAACTTTGTGGTCCTTTGCGCGCGATGACGCTACTCCCTTCCACTCATGGATCGGGCATATCCAACCTAAGCTCAAGATTCCAGTCAATGCAGTTCTTGTGGTTTTTGTGCTCGATTTGCTGCTTGGTTTGCTGTACTTGGTCAACCCCACAGCGTCCAACGccatcttgtccatgtcCGCTACGGGAATGTACCTTTCCTACTTAATGCCTGTTGCATGCATGCTGATTTGGGGCCGAAGCAAGCTGCAACCATCAGATTATGGCCCTTTCAAGTTGGGAAAGGTTCTAGGAAttttcttgaacttggctgccATTATTTGGATGGTGTTTTCTATCATCTTTAGTCTATTCCCGGGTTCTTTGCCTGTAACGTCCGAGAATATGAACTACTCAGTGGCTGTTATGTCTGGTTGGATTATACTTGGAGCTGTCCACTTTGCCCTTATTGGTAggaagaagttcaagatgCCGGTTGTAGCAGCCACCGTCGTGGAGGGAATGGAAGTCAAGTGA
- a CDS encoding putative salicylate hydroxylase gives MSTQSGWRALDMAVIGGGIGGQAVATSLRRQGHKVTIYERADFAGEVGASISCAANGTRWLEEWKVNIEIGDPVILRKLISRDWKTGEPISVYDLKDYKERWGYVYYMFHRQYMHRMLMDSAIGEGEGPPAQLIVNHQATDVDVESGEVTFTNGKKVKHDVVIGADGIGSTLRSVFGIKPDRKPATCTCLHTNVDTAKAVELGLVDYSQNSALEYWGGYNTHFKIVLSPCNGGKLLSYYCFFPREAGDLKAQTWDQEATLDELLDPYPDLDRSVFKHLEIGYEIRPWRLWLHEPYDHWTEGVACIMGDAAHPMMPDQSQGACQAIEDAAAIGLVFSKKHFNGDIRESLKVFEEVRKPRATKVQAASARARENINERIGFSSNTNTKVYNVATEDGKLTIDEMNMYNMQNHVANVFNERRLKENIKSKEPKEEDHKFTLGRDTLSLAQHNSVSAS, from the exons ATGTCCACTCAAAGCGGCTGGCGCGCACTTGACATGGCTGTTATTGGAGGGGGAATTGGAGGTCAAGCAGTTGCTACCTCTCTTCGTCGCCAAGGCCACAAGGTCACCATTTACGAACGCGCTGATTTTGCCGGCGAGGTTGGAGCCTCCATCTCATGTGCTGCTAATGGTACTCGCTGGCTGGAGGAATGGAAAGTCAATATTGAGATTGGTGATCCAGTTATTCTTAGAAAGTTAATCAGTCGTGACTGGAAGACTGGTGAGCCCATTAGCGTCTATGATCTCAAGGATTATAAAGAACGATGGGGCTAT GTCTACTACATGTTCCATCGCCAGTACATGCATCGCATGTTGATGGATAGTGCCATTGGTGAAGGCGAAGGCCCCCCTGCCCAGCTTATTGTGAACCATCAG GCTACTGATGTAGATGTGGAGAGTGGAGAAGTCACCTTTACAAATGGCAAAAAGGTAAAACACGATGTAGTCATTGGAGCCGATGGGATTGGATCCACCCTTCGAAGTGTTTTTGGCATCAAGCCCGATCGCAAACCGGCGACTTGCACCTGTCTACATACCAATGTTGACACTGCAAAGGCTGTAGAGCTCGGCTTAGTTGACTACTCCCAGAACAGCGCTCTGGAGTATTGGGGAGGTTACAACACTCATTTCAAGATCGTTCTATCTCCTTGCAACGGAGGCAAACTCCTGTCTTACTATTGCTTCTTCCCACGCGAAGCTGGCGACCTCAAGGCACAGACCTGGGATCAAGAGGCAACCCTAGACGAGCTTCTCGACCCATACCCCGATTTGGACCGGTCGGTCTTCAAGCACCTTGAGATTGGGTACGAGATCCGCCCCTGGAGATTGTGGCTTCATGAGCCTTACGATCACTGGACGGAGGGGGTTGCCTGCATTATGGGGGATGCTGCTCATCCG ATGATGCCGGATCAAAGTCAGGGTGCTTGCCAGGCCATCGAAGATGCTGCCGCTATTGGTCTTGTTTTCAGCAAGAAGCACTTTAACGGCGATATTCGCGAGTCTCTCAAAGTCTTTGAGGAAGTTCGCAAGCCAAGGGCTACCAAGGTTCAGGCTGCATCGGCAAGGGCCCGGGAGAACATCAACGAGCGGATTG GCTTTTCTAGCAACACAAACACCAAGGTGTACAACGTTGCAACTGAAGATGGTAAATTGAcaattgatgagatgaacAT GTATAATATGCAGAACCATGTTGCGAATGTATTTAATGAGCGAAGGCTTAAGGAAAACATTAAGTCTAAAGAGCCAAAGGAGGAAGACCATAAGTTCACACTAGGCAGAGACACGCTTTCCCTGGCTCAGCATAACAGTGTTTCAGCATCTTAG